In Methylotenera versatilis 79, the DNA window AACGCCTAAATCAAATAAGTCATACGATATTTGTTTGGCGCCCTCTTTTGGCAAACCGGTCATATACCAACCCAAAGCGAACATGCCTAAAATGGCGATGGCGATTAGCCAATGTAGTATTACAGCGGTTTTGGTATAGCGTGATGCGTTATTCGTCATACAAATCTTCCATTTATTTAAATTAAGCACCTATGTGACAACCATCACACCTAAACGTTGGCCTAACTATTATGATAGGGCTATTATCATGGGAAAAAATCCTTACTGCAAGACTTTCAGAAAGTAGATAAAAATGCGTATAAATAAGTCGTTAATATTGAGTCAATTTTTATTGTTAATGCTGTGTTTTTTAGCGTTAATCGGTTGTGTGCAGGCCGATGTTAAACCAAATAATTTTGCGATTGAAGATATAGGGAATGGCATTTATGTGCATCACGGCAAGCATTTAGATATTGATGAAGGTTATCAAGGCGATATTTGCAATATAAGTTTTGTGGTGGGCGAACGTGGCGTTGCGGTGATTGATACTGGAGGTAGTTTAAAAGTGGGTCAGCAATTGCGCGAGGCGATTAAGAAAGTCACCGACAAGCCTATTTTATACGTCATCAATACGCATGTGCATCCAGACCATATTTTTGGCAATGCAGTCTTTTTGCAGGATAAGCCACAGTTTGTCGGGCATTTTAAGCTGGCAGATGCAATGCAATTACGTCAAGAAGCGTACGATAAATTGAATGTGAGATATTTAGGTGAAGATGCCAAAGGCAGCATTATCGTTAAGCCAACTTTACTTATTAAAGCGCCAACAGATTTAGATTTAGGTGGCAGAACGTTAAAAGTGACGCCCTTTCCGAACGCGCATACGAATACGGATATTTCAGTAATCGATTC includes these proteins:
- a CDS encoding quinoprotein relay system zinc metallohydrolase 2, producing MRINKSLILSQFLLLMLCFLALIGCVQADVKPNNFAIEDIGNGIYVHHGKHLDIDEGYQGDICNISFVVGERGVAVIDTGGSLKVGQQLREAIKKVTDKPILYVINTHVHPDHIFGNAVFLQDKPQFVGHFKLADAMQLRQEAYDKLNVRYLGEDAKGSIIVKPTLLIKAPTDLDLGGRTLKVTPFPNAHTNTDISVIDSKTGTLFTGDLLFIERTPVVEGDIKGLIAAIDVLKTYPAKQVVPGHGPVAKDWVAALNNEQRYLNALLTDIRAVIKNGGDMGKAMDTAAASEKDKWLLFDIANRRNVNTLYPALEWE